A DNA window from Hevea brasiliensis isolate MT/VB/25A 57/8 chromosome 2, ASM3005281v1, whole genome shotgun sequence contains the following coding sequences:
- the LOC110669063 gene encoding BEACH domain-containing protein C2 isoform X3: MEDDEEKKETRETSGKDPGNTGIVSVVEDIIGMSHQENVNFAGGSHMEIGNNNVVSQEYNSVDTVMDEDQFELVSLKDQEKAAGGLQAGHVDSNQSSNSEHQRRLSDEFYEASQNLSGTFRADLCSPPMTEFRHDRSISSPGPERQFGSTIKPSYSSTSLDSAYFADVGFSPIGSPPRPKPKAVMPNVSPELLHLVDSAIMGKPESLDKLKNIVSGVESFGNGEDAAETIAYLVVDSLLATMGGVESFEDEDNNPPSVMLNSRAAIVAGELIPWLPWVGDSEIYMSPRMRMVRGLRAILRACTRNRAMCSMAGLLGVLLGSAEKIFVQDVDSTAPMRWDGTPLCQCIQHLAGHSLTVIDLHRWFEVITRTLTTAWASCLMRAMEKAMGGKESKGPACTFEFDGESSGLLGPGESRWPFANGYSFATWIYIESFADTLNTATAAAAIAAAAAAKSGKSSAMSAAAAASALAGEGTAHMPRLFSFLSADSQGIEAYFHAQFLVVECGSGKGKKASLHFTHAFKPQCWYFIGLEHICKQGLLGKAESELRLYIDGSLYETRPFEFPRISKPLAFCCIGTNPPPTMAGLQRRRRQCPLFAEMGPIYIFKEPIGPERMARLASRGGDVLPTFGNGAGLPWLAINEHVRTMAEESSLLDAEIGGCIHLLYHPSLLSGRFCPDASPSGSAGMLRRPAEVLGQVHVATRMRPVEALWALAYGGPMSLLPLAISNVHKDSLEPKQGSLPLSLATATLAAPVFRIISIAIQHPRNNEELCRTRGPEILSKILNYLLRTLSSLDTGKYDGVGDEELVAAVVSLCQSQEHNHSLKVQLFSTLLLDLKIWSLCNYGLQKKLLSSLADMVFSESLVMRDANAIQMLLDGCRKCYWTICEKDSVNAFSLDEVVRPMGELNALVDELLVIIELLIGAAPPSMAADDLRCLLGFIVDCPQPNQVARMLHLIYRLIVQPNTARAHSFAEAFIKSGGIETLLVLLQREAKAGDHNIPESVTKSDSLSVEENETDGGNEVPEKQQNNEVNNFTSNEKDCEYEPSEGSGSPAASFTSMRIERVSSVSENPSIKNLGGISLSISADNARNNVYNVDKSDGVVVAIIGLLGALVTSGHVKFDSCTPSDMTSNFLGGGLQEGGGSMFDDKVSLLLFALQKVFQAAPNRLMTTNVYTALLAASINASSAEDGLNFYDSGHRFEHSQLLLVLLHSLPYASRALQSRALQDLLFLACSHPENRSSLTKMEEWPEWILEVLISNYEMGATKKSNLASLGDIEDLVHNFLIIMLEYSMRQKDGWKDIEATIHCAEWLSIVGGSSTGDQRVRREESLPIFKRRLLGGLLDFAARELQVQTQVIAAAAAGVAAEGLSPREAKAEAENAAQLSVALVENAIVILMLVEDHLRLQSKLSCASRVVDSSPSPLSLVSPLNNRSSSLTSTGRDSFDALGDLRSSDSGGVPLDVLASMADANGQISAAVMERLTAAAAAEPYESVSCAFVSYGSIAMDLPGGWKYRSRLWYGVGLPSKTAGFGGGGSGCESWNSALEKDANGNWIELPLVKKSVSMLQALLLDESGLGGGLGIGGGSGTGMGGMALLYQLLDSDQPFLCMLRMVLLSMREEDDGETSMLMRNVITEDGVSEGTLPVDNNARLSMRKPRSALLWSVLSPVLNMPISDSKRQRVLVASCVLFSEIWHAVSRDRKPIRKQYLEAILPPFVAVLRRWRPLLAGIHELATADGLNPLIVDDRALAADALPLEAALSMISPAWAAAFASPPAAMALAMIAAGAAGGEISAPTTTAQLKRDSSLLERKSTRLHTFSSFQKPLEMTNKTPALPKDKAAAKAAALAAARDLERNAKIGSGRGLSAVAMATSAQRRNASDMERVKRWNTTEAMGVAWMECMQPFDTRSVYGKDFNAVSYKFIAVLVASFALARNMQRSEVDRRAQVDVIAQHHLSSGIRAWRKLVHCLIEMNSLFGPLGNYLCTPERIFWKLDFMESSSRMRRCLKRYYRGSDHFGAAANYEDQIERKHDQGNVPVLAAEAISMEGVNEDDEHAEIDILDGNAYDAEQSGESQPRPLETTDENLQPSAESSDAQHAGDQDLESTSAVAPGYVPGDLDERIVLELPSSMVRPLMVVRGTFQVTSRRINFIVDATESNAVDGMESSESRDQEKDHSWLISSLHQIYSRRYLLRRSALELFLVDRSNFFFDFGCTEGRRNAYRAIVQLRPPHLNNIYLATQRPEQLLKRTQLMERWARWEISNFEYLMQLNTLAGRSYNDITQYPVFPWILSDYCSKKLDLSDPSSYRDLSKPVGALNPDRLKKFQERYSSFDDPIIPKFHYGSHYSSAGTVLYYLVRVEPYTTLSIQLQGGKFDHADRMFSDVAATWNGVIEDMSDVKELVPELFYLPEILTNENSVDFGMTQLGGKLDSVKLPPWAENPVDFIHKHRMALESEHVSAHLHEWIDLIFGYKQRGKEAILANNVFFYITYEGTVDIDKISDPVQQRATQDQIAYFGQTPSQLLTVPHLKKKPLADVLHLQRWQLAINMLCPVGED, from the exons ATGGAAGACGATGAAGAAAAGAAAGAGACCAGAGAAACTTCTGGGAAGGATCCAGGAAATACTGGAATAGTTAGTGTTGTAGAAGACATTATAGGAATGTCTCATCAAGAAAATGTAAATTTCGCTGGTGGCAGCCATATGGAGATAGGAAATAATAATGTAGTTTCCCAAGAGTATAATTCTGTAGATACGGTTATGGATGAAGACCAGTTTGAACTGGTATCTTTGAAAGATCAAGAGAAGGCTGCTGGTGGGTTACAGGCTGGTCATGTCGATTCAAACCAGTCATCCAATTCAGAGCATCAGAGACGATTATCTGATGAATTTTATGAAGCCTCTCAAAATTTATCTGGGACATTTAGGGCTGACCTTTGTTCTCCTCCAATGACTGAATTTCGACATGATCGCTCAATATCAAGCCCTGGGCCTGAGAGACAATTTGGTTCTACTATTAAGCCATCATACTCATCAACCAGTCTTGATTCTGCTTACTTCGCAGATGTTGGATTCTCTCCCATTGGTTCACCACCAAGGCCTAAACCAAAAGCTGTTATGCCAAATGTGTCTCCAGAGTTATTGCATTTAGTGGATTCTGCTATCATGGGAAAGCCTGAAAGCTTGGACAAGCTGAAGAACATTGTCAGTGGAGTTGAGAGTTTTGGAAATGGGGAGGATGCAGCAGAGACCATTGCTTACTTGGTAGTTGATTCACTCCTGGCCACAATGGGTGGAGTTGAAAGTTTTGAGGATGAGGATAACAATCCTCCTAGTGTAATGTTGAACTCTCGGGCTGCCATTGTGGCAGGTGAACTCATTCCTTGGCTTCCTTGGGTGGGTGATAGTGAGATTTACATGTCCCCTAGGATGCGGATGGTGAGGGGGTTGCGTGCTATATTGAGGGCTTGCACAAGAAATAGAGCAATGTGCTCTATGGCTGGTCTGTTAGGAGTTCTTTTGGGATCAGCAGAGAAGATCTTTGTTCAAGATGTTGATTCAACAGCACCGATGAGATGGGATGGAACTCCTTTATGCCAGTGCATTCAACACTTGGCAGGGCATTCACTTACTGTTATTGATTTGCATAGATGGTTTGAAGTCATTACAAGAACGCTTACTACTGCATGGGCATCTTGCTTAATGCGTGCCATGGAGAAAGCAATGGGAGGAAAGGAGTCAAAGGGACCAGCATGTACTTTTGAGTTTGACGGTGAAAGCTCTGGTTTGCTTGGTCCAGGGGAGAGCCGTTGGCCATTTGCCAATGGATATTCATTTGCAACATGGATCTATATTGAATCATTTGCAGACACATTGAACACGGCTACTGCAGCTGCTGCAATTGCTGCAGCAGCAGCAGCCAAGTCAGGAAAATCATCTGCCATGTCAGCTGCAGCTGCTGCCAGTGCGCTTGCTGGTGAAGGCACAGCCCACATGCCACGACTTTTTAGTTTCTTATCAGCTGATAGCCAGGGGATAGAGGCCTACTTTCATGCACAATTTTTGGTTGTTGAATGTGGTAGTGGAAAGGGAAAGAAGGCCTCATTGCATTTTACTCATGCATTCAAGCCACAATGCTGGTATTTTATTGGTTTGGAACATATTTGCAAGCAGGGGCTACTAGGGAAAGCAGAGAGTGAACTGAGATTATATATTGATGGATCATTATATGAAACTCGCCCTTTTGAGTTCCCTCGGATCTCCAAGCCACTTGCATTTTGTTGCATTGGGACAAATCCCCCTCCTACAATGGCTGGTTTACAACGTAGACGTCGTCAGTGCCCTTTGTTTGCTGAGATGgggcctatttatatctttaAGGAGCCAATTGGTCCAGAAAGGATGGCACGTTTAGCTTCTAGAGGAGGGGATGTGCTGCCCACTTTTGGTAATGGTGCAGGACTTCCTTGGCTTGCAATAAATGAGCATGTTCGAACCATGGCAGAGGAAAGTTCACTTCTGGATGCAGAGATTGGAGGGTGCATTCACCTTCTTTATCACCCCAGTTTGCTTAGTGGGCGTTTCTGTCCAGATGCTTCCCCTTCGGGTTCTGCAG GCATGCTGCGACGACCGGCTGAGGTACTTGGACAGGTCCATGTTGCAACAAGAATGCGACCAGTGGAGGCATTGTGGGCCTTGGCCTATGGAGGTCCTATGTCTTTACTTCCTCTTGCAATAAGCAATGTGCATAAAGATAGTCTGGAACCAAAACAGGGAAGTCTTCCTTTGTCTTTAGCCACAGCTACTTTGGCTGCCCCAGTATTCCGAATTATTTCCATAGCTATTCAACATCCAAGAAACAATGAAGAGTTGTGTCGAACCAGAGGCCCTGAGATTCTTTCAAAAATCTTGAACTATCTTCTTCGAACCTTGTCGTCATTGGATACTGGAAAATATGATGGTGTAGGAGATGAGGAACTTGTGGCAGCTGTTGTCTCCTTATGCCAATCCCAAGAGCATAATCATTCACTCAAAGTGCAACTTTTTAGTACACTGTTATTGGATCTCAAAATTTGGAGCTTATGCAACTATGGACTGCAAAAGAAACTTCTATCATCACTAGCAGACATGGTTTTCTCAGAGTCATTGGTAATGCGAGATGCCAATGCTATTCAGATGCTTCTTGATGGCTGCAGAAAATGCTATTGGACAATCTGTGAGAAGGACTCTGTGAATGCTTTTTCACTGGATGAGGTAGTACGTCCTATGGGTGAATTGAATGCTCTGGTTGATGAACTCTTAGTGATCATTGAACTTCTAATAGGAGCAGCACCACCTTCAATGGCTGCAGATGATCTCCGCTGTTTACTTGGGTTCATTGTTGATTGCCCTCAACCCAATCAG GTTGCCAGGATGTTGCATCTGATATACAGGCTTATAGTACAGCCAAATACAGCTAGGGCTCACTCGTTTGCTGAGGCATTCATAAAAAGTGGTGGGATAGAAACACTTCTTGTTCTGCTGCAACGGGAAGCTAAAGCTGGTGATCATAATATTCCAGAATCGGTGACAAAGAGTGATAGCTTGTCTGTGGAGGAAAATGAAACTGATGGAGGCAATGAGGTTCCAGAAAAGCAGCAGAATAATGAAGTAAATAATTTTACTTCAAATGAGAAAGATTGTGAATACGAACCATCTGAAGGCAGTGGCAGCCCTGCTGCTTCATTCACTAGTATGAGAATTGAAAGGGTGTCATCCGTTTCTGAAAATCCATCTATTAAGAATTTGGGTGGTATCAGTCTTTCAATTAGTGCTGATAATGCTAGAAATAATGTTTACAATGTTGACAAAAGTGATGGTGTAGTTGTTGCAATCATTGGGCTACTAGGTGCTCTAGTAACATCTGGGcatgtgaaatttgactcatgTACACCCTCAGATATGACAAGCAACTTTTTGGGTGGTGGACTACAAGAAGGAGGCGGTTCAATGTTTGATGATAAAGTTTCTCTTCTACTTTTTGCATTGCAGAAGGTTTTCCAAGCAGCACCAAACAGGCTTATGACTACCAATGTATACACAGCTTTATTGGCAGCCTCG ATTAATGCATCTTCAGCAGAGGATGGGCTGAACTTCTATGATTCTGGTCATCGCTTTGAACATTCACAACTTCTGTTGGTTCTTTTGCATTCGCTGCCGTATGCATCTAGGGCTTTGCAAAGTAGGGCATTGCAG GATCTTCTGTTTTTGGCTTGCAGTCATCCAGAAAACAGAAGCAGTCTTACAAAAATGGAGGAATGGCCTGAGTGGATTCTAGAGGTTCTGATCTCTAATTATGAG ATGGGTGCGACAAAAAAATCTAATTTGGCAAGTTTAGGGGACATTGAGGATCTCGTACACAACTTCTTGATTATAATGTTAGAGTATTCAATGCGGCAGAAGGATGGTTGGAAG GATATTGAAGCAACTATTCATTGTGCAGAATGGCTTTCTATTGTGGGGGGATCTAGCACGGGAGACCAACGAGTTAG ACGTGAAGAATCACTCCCAATATTTAAAAGAAGGCTTTTGGGTGGCTTATTGGATTTTGCTGCAAGAGAACTGCAGGTTCAG ACTCAAGTTATTGCTGCAGCAGCTGCTGGTGTTGCAGCTGAGGGTTTATCACCAAGAGAGGCTAAGGCAGAAGCAGAAAATGCTGCTCAGCTTTCCGTGGCATTGGTCGAAAATGCTATTGTCATTTTAATGCTTGTTGAAGATCATTTACGGTTACAAAGCAAGCTCTCTTGCGCATCACGGGTTGTTGATAGTTCCCCTTCTCCCCTATCCCTTGTATCACCCCTCAATAATCGTTCAAGTTCATTGACATCAACCGGTCGTGATTCATTTGATGCTCTAGGTGATCTCAGATCCAGTGACTCTGGGGGAGTACCTCTCGAT GTCCTTGCTTCAATGGCTGATGCAAATGGGCAAATTTCTGCTGCTGTGATGGAACGTCtcacagcagcagcagcagctgaACCTTATGAGTCTGTTTCTTGTGCTTTTGTATCATATGGGAGTATTGCTATGGATTTACCTGGGGGTTGGAAATATAGGAGCAGgttgtggtatggtgttggcctTCCTTCCAAAACAGCTGGCTTCGGTGGTGGTGGCAGTGGCTGTGAATCTTGGAATTCTGCTTTGGAAAAGGATGCAAATGGAAACTGGATTGAACTTCCTTTGGTGAAGAAGTCAGTTTCCATGCTCCAAGCTTTACTGTTGGATGAGTCTGGACTTGGTGGTGGTCTTGGTATAGGTGGAGGATCAGGAACTGGAATGGGAGGAATGGCATTACTATACCAGTTGTTGGACAGTGATCAACCATTCTTATGCATGCTCCGCATGGTTCTTTTGtcaatgagagaagaagatgatggtGAAACCAGTATGCTCATGAGGAATGTAATCACAGAGGATGGCGTGTCAGAAGGAACTTTGCCTGTAGATAATAATGCTCGACTTTCAATGAGAAAACCACGGTCAGCCTTGTTGTGGAG TGTACTTTCACCTGTTCTAAATATGCCCATTTCTGATTCAAAGAGACAGAGAGTTTTGGTTGCATCTTGTGTTCTTTTTTCTGAG ATATGGCATGCTGTTAGCAGAGACAGAAAACCTATTCGAAAACAGTACCTTGAGGCTATTTTACCACCATTTGTTGCTGTTTTGCGGAGGTGGCGGCCACTTCTTGCTGGAATTCATGAGCTTGCTACTGCTGATGGTTTAAATCCTCTTATTGTTGATGATCGTGCACTAGCTGCTGATGCGCTCCCTTTAGAG GCTGCTCTCTCTATGATCTCTCCAGCTTGGGCAGCTGCATTTGCTTCACCACCAGCTGCTATGGCACTGGCAATGATTGCTGCTGGTGCTGCAGGTGGGGAAATCTCAGCTCCTACAACTACTGCACAACTTAAGCGTGACTCTTCCTTGCTTGAGCGGAAATCAACTAGACTACATACCTTTTCAAGTTTCCAAAAACCTTTAGAGATGACTAACAAAACACCAGCACTTCCGAAGGATAAGGCCGCAGCAAAAGCTGCGGCATTGGCTGCAGCACGTGATCTTGAACGTAATGCTAAGATCGGTTCTGGAAGAGGCCTTAGTGCAGTTGCAATGGCCACATCTGCTCAACGAAGAAATGCCAGTGACATGGAGCGTGTGAAGAGATGGAATACTACTGAAGCCATGGGAGTCGCCTGGATGGAATGTATGCAACCATTTGACACAAGATCAGTCTATGGGAAAGATTTCAATGCTGTATCTTATAAATTTATTGCAGTCCTTGTTGCAAGTTTTGCTTTAGCTAGAAACATGCAGCGATCAGAG GTTGATAGGCGTGCTCAAGTTGATGTAATAGCTCAACATCATTTATCTAGTGGTATTCGTGCTTGGAGAAAGCTTGTTCATTGCTTGATAGAGATGAACAGCCTTTTTGGGCCACTTGGGAACTACTTGTGCACTCCTGAACGT ATCTTTTGGAAGCTAGACTTTATGGAAAGTTCTTCAAGGATGAGAAGATGTTTGAAGAGGTATTATAGGGGGTCTGATCATTTTGGTGCTGCTGCTAATTACGAGGATCAAATTGAGAGGAAACATGATCAAGGGAATGTTCCTGTTCTGGCAGCGGAAGCAATCTCAATGGAAGGAGTAAATGAGGATGATGAACATGCAGAAATTGATATTTTAGATGGTAATGCCTATGACGCAGAACAGAGTGGAGAGAGTCAGCCAAGACCATTGGAAACAACCGATGAAAACCTGCAGCCATCTGCAGAATCAAGTGATGCTCAACATGCTGGTGACCAAGACTTAGAAAGTACATCAGCAGTTGCACCAGGATATGTTCCTGGTGACCTTGATGAAAGGATTGTTCTTGAACTTCCATCGTCTATGGTCCGGCCTCTAATGGTTGTGCGAGGAACATTTCAA GTAACATCTAGAAGGATAAATTTTATAGTCGATGCCACTGAAAGCAATGCTGTGGATGGAATGGAATCTTCTGAATCAAGAGACCAAGAAAAAGATCACAGCTGGTTGATTTCTTCCCTCCATCAGATTTATAGCCGAAG ATATCTTCTTAGAAGAAGTGCTCTGGAACTTTTTTTGGTTGACCGGTCAAACTTCTTCTTTGATTTTGGG TGTACTGaggggagaagaaatgcttaccGAGCAATTGTTCAATTACGTCCTCCTCATTTGAACAACATTTATCTAGCAACTCAG AGACCTGAACAACTTCTGAAGAGAACTCAACTTATGGAACGCTGGGCTAGGTGGGAG ATCAGCAATTTTGAATATCTCATGCAGCTTAATACTCTGGCTGGACGTAGTTATAATGATATAACTCAG TATCCAGTATTCCCTTGGATTCTTTCTGATTACTGTTCAAAGAAATTGGATCTTTCTGATCCTTCTTCTTATCGAGATCTTTCAAAG CCTGTTGGTGCATTGAATCCTGATCGGCTAAAAAAATTTCAAGAAAGATATTCTAGCTTTGATGATCCTATCATCCCAAAGTTTCATTATGGTTCTCATTATTCAAGCGCTGGGACA GTATTATATTATCTTGTTAGAGTAGAACCATATACAACCCTTTCAATTCAACTGCAAGGTGGAAAATTTGATCATGCAGATCGGATGTTTTCAGATGTTGCTGCTACTTGGAATGGAGTTATTGAGGACATGAGTGATGTGAAGGAATTG GTTCCCGAGTTGTTTTATCTCCCTGAGATCTTAACCAATGAAAATTCAGTTGACTTTGGCATGACGCAGTTAGGAGGAAAGCTTG